A region of Mugil cephalus isolate CIBA_MC_2020 chromosome 3, CIBA_Mcephalus_1.1, whole genome shotgun sequence DNA encodes the following proteins:
- the bola3 gene encoding bolA-like protein 3 yields MLACKRSLTGSVVSALRVLRSNQVVVSGQGHRCLSTQTDGETRIATILKEKFPLASSLKVVDISGGCGAMYEIHIESSEFKGKRTVQQHQLVNQALKDEIQGMHGLRIFTEVPKH; encoded by the exons ATGTTGGCTTGTAAACGAAGCCTGACCGGCTCTGTGGTTTCCGCTCTCCGGGTTCTTCGCAGTAACCAA GTTGTTGTTTCTGGCCAGGGGCACAGATGTCTGTCCAcgcagacagatggagagaccCGAATCGCAACGATACTGAAGGAGAAGTTTCCGTTGGCTTCGTCGCTCAAAGTGGTGGATATATCAG GTGGCTGTGGGGCCATGTATGAGATCCATATAGAATCTAGCGAGTTCAAAGGAAAAAGGACTGTTCAGCAACACCAATTAGTCAATCAG GCACTTAAGGATGAGATTCAAGGAATGCATGGACTGCGAATATTCACTGAAGTTCCCAAACATTAA